GAAGGATGTTGGTCTTTATTTTGCATTTTTACGGCGAATAAACAATAGCATACCAATTAGGAATGTTGAAAGTCCCATTAAAATAGATGCAGGATAATGCGCTGCAGTAGTAGGTAACTTATCACCTTGTTTTGTCGCATTATCTTTTACGTTACCACCTTGTGAACTGCTATCACCTTTAACTCGATTGCCCTCTTGAGAGCCTTTGCCATCTTGCGAACTGCTATCGCCCTTAACTCGATTGCCACCAGAACCACTGCCATCAGAACCGTTGCCACCAGAACCGTTACCACCGGAACCGTTGCCACCAGAACCGCTACCACCAGAACCACTGCCACCAGAACCGTTGCCACCAGAACCACTGCCATCAGAACCGTTGCCACCAGAACCGCTACCGCCAGAGCCGCTACCACCGGAACCATTGCCACCAGAACCATTGCCACCAGAACCGTTGCCACCAGAACCACTGCCATCAGAGCCGCTACCGCCAGAACCGTTGCCACCAGAACCGTTACCACCAGAACCGTTGCCACCAGAGCCGCTACCACCAGAACCACTGCCATCAGAGCCGCTACCGCCAGAACCGTTGCCACCAGAACCGTTGCCACCAGAACCGTTGCCACCAGAGCCGCTACCGCCAGAACCGTTGCCACCAGAGCCATTGCCGCCAGAACCACTATCGTCCTGAGAACCGTTGCTTCCTGGAGGTTTATTATTATCTTTTGAGTTTCCTTCTGCTAAATGATCACTGTTTTGTACAATAGCGTTTGTTATTGGATTGAAGTTTTCAGTTGCAGCACTACCAATATTTAAGCCGCTAAAAAAGGATAAAGAAAGTGTTGATGCTAAAATGAAGATTTTTGTCATTGTTTTCCTCCTGAAGAAAAAATTATTGTTCCATCTAAAATACACACCTTCGTAATATTTCATAGGAAAAAGAGTTTTATGCAAAAAAAACTATATATAGAAAAAGGTGGTGTATTTCTAAAGGGAGAAAAGAGTTAATGTAAATTTTTTGCAAATAGTAGAGTGATGGAGAATTTATACTCATAACAGTAGAGGAAGTGGCAACGGATGAAAGAATATATTGCATTTGATATTGGTGGTACGCAAATTAAATATGGAATTGTTTCAGAAATAGGGGTAGTACTAATGCATAAAAAGGTCCCAACAGAAATTCACTTGGGCGGGGAACAAATTGTTCAAAAGCTTATATATTTATCAAAAAAGTTAATGACTGAACATACTATTTCCGGAATTGGTATTAGTACAGCGGGAATTGTTGATATTGATAAAGGAGTGATAACGGGAGGTGTGGATCATATTCCGCGTTATGCTAATATTTCTATTGTTGAGAGATTACAAGAAGCATTAAAAGTTCCTGTATCTATTGAAAATGATGTTAATTGTGCAGCCTTAGGCGAGAAATGGAAAGGTACAGGGAGGAGAGAAAGCGATTTTATTATGCTTACGCTTGGAACGGGCATTGGTGGAGCAATTGTTATAAATGGGGAGTTATACCGTGGACATTCGTTTGGCGCTGGGGAATGGGGGAACATGTTAATAGAAGGGAATACTTTTGAGGAGGTTGCCTCAATTTCGGGATTAATTCATCTTGTACGAAGATATAAAGGGGAAAAGGAGTGGGATGGTAAAACAATTTTCGAATTATATGATAAGGGTGATAGCGGTGTTACTCAAGCCGTGAAGATTTTCTTTAAACATTTGGCGATTGGAATTAGTAACCTTGCTTATATTTTTAATCCGAAAATAATTATTATTGGTGGAGGAATTACTGAAAGAGGAGATGATTTCTTAAATGAAGTGAAGAAAGAGATAGGAACATACTTAAATCAAGAGATTTATAGTAATTGTGAGATTAAACTTGCACAAAGCGGCAATTGTGCAGGAATGATTGGTTCTATTTACCACTTATTACATCAGTATAAATAAATATAGTATCTGTTTTCATATAATTGAGAATTTATCCTTTTTCTCATTAGATAAATAATGCTACAATATAAGAGGAGAATACAATGTTTTCCGATTTGGAAAATGCTTTGTAGAAAGGAAGAAACTTCATGCCTATTATTTTAGAAAAAGGACAAAAGATTGATTTAACGAAAGGACAACCGAGAGTAGCGAAACTGCAGGTTGGCTTAGGCTGGGATCCAATTGGGCAATCAGGTGGGTTTCTGTCTTCTTTATTTGGAAGTAAACCAAGTGTAGATTGTGATGCATCTGTTGTTATGTTAGAAGGAGATCGTTTTTTAAACAAAAATGATTTAGTTTACTTCGGCAACAAACTTTCTACTTGTGGTAGTATTATTCATTCAGGAGATAATTTAACAGGTGAAGGCGCTGGTGACGACGAAACAATTTTCGTAGAATTACATAAAGTTCCGAGCCGTATTAATCGTTTAGTATTCGTTGTAAATATTTATGACTGTGTAAATCGTCGTCAAGATTTCGGGATGATTCGCAATGCATATATTCGTATTCAAAACCCACAAACAGGTGAAGAATTAGCACGTTATAACTTGTCAGATAATTACGCTGGCAAAATGACTTTAATTGCAGGGGAAATGTATCGAGACGGAAACGAATGGAAGTTTTCAGCAGTTGGAGAAGGAACACAAGATAAAAACTTAAGTGAGATTGTATCACGTTACCAATAAAATAAACCAAGGAGGAATTGTATATGGCATCAATTTCATTGAAAAAAGGACAAAAGGTAGACTTAACAAAAACAAATCCAGGTCTTTCGAAAGTTCTTGTAGGGCTTGGTTGGGATACGAATCGTTATGACGGACAAAACGATTTCGATTTAGATGTTAGTATCTTCTTAGTAGGTGCTAACGGTAAAGTTTCAGGAGCAGAGGATTTCGTCTTCTATAATAATCCAAAAGGTGCGAATGGTGCTGTAGAGCATTTAGGGGATAACCGTACAGGTGAAGGTGAAGGCGACGATGAAACAATTAAAATAGACTTAAAAAATGTTCCTGCACATATCGAACGTATTTGCTTCACAATCACAATTTATGATGGAGAAGGCCGTAGCCAAAACTTCGGACAAGTTTCTAACTCTTTCGTACGCATTCTGGATGAAGAAAAGAATGCAGAATTAATTCGTTACGATTTAGGAGAAGATTTCTCTATTGAAACAGCTGTAGTAGTAAGCGAATTATACCGTCACGCAGGTGAATGGAAATTCAATGCAATCGGAAGTGGATTCCAAGGTGGATTAGGTTCTCTATGTAATAACTTCGGTTTAGATGTAGAGTAATAGATTTATATATCCATCAGTGAAACGCGTATTTACTGATGGATATATTTTTTGAAATTAAAATATAGAGGTGAATATATATGGTTATTCAATTGCAAAAAGGACAGAAAATAGATTTAGCAAAAACAAGCCCAGGTTTATCACGAGCAGTAATTGGTCTTGGATGGGATATTAAATCTTATGATGGTGGATCTGATTTCGATTTAGATGCATCTGCCTTTTTATTAGATGCGAACGGGAAATGTACGAAGGAAACTGATTTTATTTTCTATAATAATTTACAGTCTCCTTGTGAATCAGTTTTACATACAGGAGATAACCGTACTGGTGCAGGTGACGGTGATGATGAGCAACTTGTTGTCGATTTGAAAAAGGTTCCAGCAGATGTTCATAAAATTGCTATTACAGTTACAATTTATGATGGAGAAGGCCGTAATCAAAACTTTGGACAGGTTGCAAATGCATTCGTTCGTTTAGCAAATGAAGAGACAAACGAAGAAGTTCTTCGTTTTGATTTAGGGGAAGATTTCTCCATTGAAACAGCAGTTGTCTTTTGTGAATTATATCGTCATAATGGACAGTGGAAGTTTAGTGCAGTAGGAAGTGGATTCCAAGGTGGATTAGGTGCGCTTGTAAGAGCGTATGGCTTGGATGCATAAGAAGGGAAACGGCATTCGTTTCCTTTTTTTGACCTTTCTATAAATCTAGCAAAGAATAGGGGATAAAGGTAAGATGAGTATTTTGCAAGGAATCCTTGATACGTATGCTCAGTTTTTCGACTTGGACATGTGGATTAAAGTGTTACAAGATCCAGTATCTTGGGGGTTAATAGGTACACTTGTTGTACTTGAAGGTTTATTATCTGCTGACAATGCACTTGTGTTAGCGGTAATGGTAAAACATCTTCCAGAAGAAAAACGAAAAAAAGCATTATTCTATGGACTGATTGGAGCTTATGTATTCCGTTTTATTGCAATTGGAATCGGAATGTTCTTAATTAAATTGGCATGGGTAAAAGTGTTAGGTGCGCTTTACTTAGCTTGGCTGTCAATTAAATATTTCATTGATAAAAGAAAAGGCACTTCAGAAGAAGAGGAAGCCCATGGTATGAACCAAAATAGTATTCTCTTCAGAATGTTCGGTGTTTTCTGGGGAACGGTTGCGATGGTTGAATTAATGGATATCGCATTCTCTGTGGATAGTGTACTTGCTGCATTTGGTGTATCGAATGAAGTTTGGATTTTACTATTAGGTGGAATGCTCGGTATTTTAATGATGCGCGGTATCGCTGGCGTATTCTTAAAATTGTTAGAGCGTATTCCAGAACTTGAAACGACAGCATATATTTTAATTTTAATTATTGCAGCAAAAATGCTATTGTCTGTCATTCATATTGAAATAAGTCATACAGTGTTCTTTATTGTTTTAGTTGTAGCGTTTGCAATAACATTTATAATTCACTACATGAAGAATAGTGGACAAGCACGAGAAGAAGTTGCAGCTACTAAAAATGAACATAAATAATTGAAATGGGTTTGCTCGTTATGCGAGCGCCCATTTTTTATAACTAAAAATAGTTTATAATAGAAGAGAGACTTTAGAAAAAACGTAAATGTTTTTGGAGGTGAACTGTTGTGTTTTCACGTTTTACACTTCAACCATGTGCATTAAAAGATGAATCAGATTTAAAGCAATTTGAAGCGCTTTTAGAAAAACGCCCACAATATGAACTGACAGAGAATGAGATGAAATTTAGTTATATAGCAAGTCGCATTCTTGGTGTTCCTAATGATGTAGATGAATATTTCAATGAGCTATTTGATTATAGTGAAGCAAAAGGGATCGAGGTTTTGCATGAACAAAATTTAAATAAGGTGATTGATCCCGAAAAACTGCGCCATATTCAAGAAGTTTTTGCATTACATCAAGAAGCACCGAATGGACTTACAGTAAATAGGCTTGTAGCACATTTGTCTGGAAAACAACTATTACCGCAAGTAGACAATCCTGATTTACAGCATTATATACATACGACGTTTATTTCTGTATTGAAATTGTATGAGAAACAACATAATCAATCTTTAAAAACAGAAGGATTCCGGCGTTTCTTAATCGATATGATTAAATTAAGTGAAAATTACGTAGCGAAGTGGTTCTCTACGATTAATTATAAGAAACAAATGCCGCGTATCGTTTGGTACGGTGATGCGACGGAGAGTCGTATATATTTCTTATACTTTCTTATTATGCTCGGCTGCGATGTGCTTTATTATCACCCAGAAGGAAAAGATGGATTTGAGAGTGTAGATGAGGAAGGAAAGACCTTTGTCGTATCTCATTCGGGCCGTATTTCATTGGAACCATTTCCTGATCGGCGTCGTGAACGCGTTGCAACAGTAGCTTATCAAGCTTCAAAAGAAATCGAGCAAGTACTTCACCACGATAATTCATTATTATACAAACCGTGGCAATTCCGTTCGTATACACCTGTAGCCCGTACGCTCAAAACAACGTACGATGAACTCTTTTTAATTACGAAAGAAAAGGCATTTGTACGTCCAACATTCTTTGTTGAAAATAAGCATATTTATATTCCTTCTTTATTTGCAAAAATATCAGGTGTTTCAAAGAATGATAAAGAATATTTCCAGCGATTAAAGGCTGTTACATCATTTGATAACAGTTTCTTAATTAATACATTCCCGTTTACGAAAGAACAAAAAGCGAATTTCCAATATCATTATCGAGATGCATTGGACCGCACAGGGAAGTTACATCCGGATTTAATTATGAACAGCCATTGGTGGCCACATAAGCGTTTACCAGAAGGATTACAACATGGTATTGCAGAAGCAATCATCCATACGTGTGAAAGTGAAATGTGTAAACCAATTGCGAAAGAGACGAAACAAGATGTAGCACTGTATGTTTTCGCACAACTCTCTCAAATACCACCGAACATTTTAGAGCAGCTTGAGAAATTTGATTATTCGCAAGAAGTACCGAAAATTGTTATATTTAATAATGAGAAGAGCGGAGAATTAAGTCGTTCTGATGCTGTGTTATTACTATTTTTAAATCAAATTGGAGTAGATGTATTCCACTTTAATCCAACGGGGAGAAACGATATTGAACCGTATATTGAATCAGGAGCATTTGATTCACATTGGCTTGAAGAAGTTAATTTTGATCTTGAATTTCATGGTTCATCAGCCTATAAAAATTTATCACAAACAATAAAAGGACTATTTCGTCCATTTTTATAAGGAAAGGGAGAATATCATATGAATAACCCAGTCGTACTAGATTCGAAAACAGAATTGAATGAGCAAACCGCACAAGATGTTCGCTTGCAACTTAGACAAGATGCTGAAGTACAACGTATTTATAATGCAGTAGACATTAAAGACCAATTAGAATTAATCGAGCTTGGAAAAGAGCCTTCTATGGAGATTTCACGTTTCGCTGATCAAATTTTACATACAATGTCTTTATCGAAAGTAGAAGACTCTGGTGAATTATTAAAACAGCTTGGTAAAATTATGGACAGATTTGATAGTAAAGACTTTGCGGAAGAGAAAAGTGGTTTCTTCTCACGTATGTTCAAAAAAGCAGATAAAATGATTGAACAAATCTTTAGTAAGTATCAGACGATGGGTCGCGAAATGGATAAAGTATACGTAGAAATTACGAAGTATCAAGATGAAATGAAAAAATCAATTGGTACGTTAGATGGTTTATATGAGCAAAACTTAAAGTATTATTTAGACTTAGAAAAATACGTAGTAGCAGGGGAAATGTTATTAGAGCGTTTAAATACAGAGTTAGTTCCGATGTACGAAGAACGCATACGTAATAATGATCAGTTAGCAGGTATTGAATTAGAATCGCTTAAAAACTCTGTTGAAATTTTAGAACAACGTATTGATGATTTAGAAAAAGCACGTATGGTTGCTCTATTAACAGCGCCACAAATTCGTATGATTCAACGCGGTAACAATAAATTAATCGGTAAAATCAATACAGCATTTATTACAACGATTCCTATTTTTAAAAATGGTATCATTCAAGCGGTAAATGCGAAACGTCAAAAACTTGTTGCGGACTCTATGGCTGAACTTGATCGCCGTACAAATGAATTACTTAAGAAAAATGCACAAAATATCGCAACTCAAAGTGTGGAAGTAGCGAGAATATCAGGTTCTTCTAGTATTAAGATGGAAACACTTGAGGAAACTTGGAACATTATTTCAAGAGGTATGCAAGAAACACAACAAATTGAAGAGCAAAATAAACGTGAGCGTGAAGAAAGTCGTAAGCGTATGGCTACATTAACAGAAAACATTAAAAAAGAATTACAAGGATAAACAAAAAGGCAATGAGGAATATTCCTCATTGCCTTTTATTCGCTATTTGCGTGCTAATAATTAGTGGGGATGAACAAAATCCCCACTGATTAAAGTTGCACTTTATTTTCTCTTAAATAATTTAATGATTTCATTCACAACAAGCGGAATGATACTTAACAAGAGAACAAATCCCCAATCTCGCATTGTTAATGCATGCACACCAAATATATTGGCAAGAGGTGGGATGGAGATGATACACACTTGCATAAGAACACCGATTAGAAGTGAGAAGACTAAATATTTATTTGTAAATATCCCAATTGAAAAAATTGATTTCGTTCTTGAACGTAAGTTAAATGAATGAACGAGTTGAGAAAAACTAAGAACGACAAATGCCATCGTTTGAGCGTGTAATAGAGCGTCTTCATCAATTTGATCTGGGAAGAGAGGAAATAAATTTGTATCTCCTGTATAGAGCTTTGCCCCAACGATAAAGGCTGTTAAAGTAAGAAGTCCAATTACAACCCCATTGAAAATAAGAAAAGGAACGCTGCCGCTAAATAAGCTTTCTTTCGCATGTCGTGGTTTGTCCTTCATCACATCTGGATCTTCAGGATCAACACCGAGTGATAATGCAGGCAGTGTATCTGTAATTAAATTTACCCACAAAATGTGAATAGGTCGTAGTGGTGTTGCCCAGCCGAGTAAAATAGCTAAAAAGAGAGCTATAATTTCGCCGAAGTTACAAGAGAGTAGGAAGAGAATAGACTTTTTAATATTACGATAAATATTTCTTCCTTCTTCAACAGCTTTCACAATAGATGAGAAGTTGTCATCTGTTAAAACTACATCTGCTGCGCCTTTTGCGACATCTGTTCCTGTAATTCCCATCGCTACTCCAACATCAGCTTGTTTTAAAGAGGGAGCATCATTTACACCGTCACCAGTCATGGAAACGATATTTCCTTCATCACGTAATGCTTTTACAATCTTCACTTTATGTTCTGGAGAAACCCTAGCAAAGACATTTAAGTGATTAATTTTACTTGCTAGTTCTGTATCTGAAATGTTATCTAATTCAGTTCCAATCATAATTTCAGATTTTTCTTCAGCAATACCAAGTTCTTTGGCAATTGCAAAGGCGGTATCCTTATGATCACCAGTAATCATAACTGTGCGAATACCAGCTTTTTTACATTCTATAATTGAATCTTTTACTTCTGTGCGTGGTGGATCAATCATACCGACAAGACCGATAAAGATGAGATTTTCTTCGAGGTGATTAATATCCACATCGTTTGAATCGTATCGTTTATATGCGAATGAAAGTACTCTCAAGGCTTCTTGCGACATTGACCCGGCAGCTTCTAATATTTGATTTTTATCAGAATCTGTTAGGACCTCCAGTTTATTATTTATAAAAATATGGGTACAGTGAGGTAAAAGTTTATCAATAGCACCTTTCGTCATGCTATAGTAGCCTTCATCGTACGTATGTACAGTTGACATCATTTTACGATCAGAATCGAAAGGCAATTCGTTAACACGATCATGTTTATTTTCTAAATAATCTTTTTGAATGTTAAAAGAGCTTCCGGCAACAAGAAGGGCAATTTCTGTAGGATCCCCCGTTTGTGAGTCGGCACCGTAAGAAGCATCGTTGCATAAAACCATATTTTCTAATAATAGACGGTGTGCAGCATTATTTACATTCAAATTTTCTAGCTGATCGTATGCACGATCACTATAAAAGTGAGTAACAGTCATTTTATTTTGAGTTAATGTACCTGTTTTATCTGAACAAATAATCGTGACAGAACCGAGAGCTTCAACAGCTGGTAGTTTACGAATGATAACGTTCTGTTTAATCATACGCTGAACACCAATTGCAAGAACGATGGAAACGATAGCTGGTAAGCCTTCTGGAATGGCTGCAACAGCTAAACTAATTGCGGTCATAAACATTTCCAAAGTATCTCTTCCTTGTAAAAAACCGATGAGAAACATAATAACGCAAATAGCTACAGCGACAAAACCTAAATATTTTCCTACTTGTGCTAAGCTTTTTTGAAGCGGTGTCATATCATCTTCAGCTTCATGCAAAAGAGTTGCGATTTTTCCGATTTGTGATTTCATTCCAGTTTCGACAGCAACACCGACGCCACGTCCGTATGTTACTAACGTCGACATAAAGGCCATGTTTTTTTGATCGCCTAATGGTACTTGCTCATCACTTTGCATGGAAGGGTGGTAGACTGCATCTTTATCGACAGGGACAGATTCACCAGTTAGAGCAGATTCTTCAATTTTTAAATTCGCAGTTTCGATAAGTCGTAAATCGCAGGGGATATACCGCCCAGCATCAAGCATAACGATATCACCTGGAACGACGCGCTCAGATGGAATCTCTTTAAGTTCACCATCTCGCTTTACGATAGCTTTAGGGGTTGCCATCTTTTTCAATGCTTCTAAAGCCTGTTCTGCTTTCGATTCTTGGATTACACCGATAACAGCATTTAAAACTACAACGAGCGCGATAATACTTGCATCGGCCCATTCACCTACAAAGGCGGAAATAAGGGCAGCGATAATAAGGACATATACGAGGACGTCATTAATTTGGGCGAAAACGCGCTGCCATAAAGTACGTTTTTGTTTCGAAGTCAATTCGTTTGGACCATACTGTTTTAAACGTTCATTTACGTTTTCATCTGTTAAACCGTGCTGTTCATTTGTTTCTAGGTCGATTAATGTTTGATTTTTCGTCTTACTGTACCAATTGCTCATAAGTAAGCACCCCCAGTAAAAACAGTTAGCAATGGTAGTGTGGCAATTTTTTTAGAGTAGTATGTATGGAGAAAAAATCTAAGGTGAGGTTCTACTTTCATTGTACAGTATTTTAGAATGTGATGAGGAAAAGAGAAGAGTTGTCATGAATTTGTTGAAATTAAAAGAGCCTCGAATACGTGAGGCTCTTTGTTATTTTTTAATTAATGTACCTAATTCCTCA
This Bacillus mycoides DNA region includes the following protein-coding sequences:
- a CDS encoding cell wall anchor protein, with protein sequence MTKIFILASTLSLSFFSGLNIGSAATENFNPITNAIVQNSDHLAEGNSKDNNKPPGSNGSQDDSGSGGNGSGGNGSGGSGSGGNGSGGNGSGGNGSGGSGSDGSGSGGSGSGGNGSGGNGSGGNGSGGSGSDGSGSGGNGSGGNGSGGNGSGGSGSGGSGSGGNGSDGSGSGGNGSGGSGSGGSGSGGNGSGGNGSGGNGSDGSGSGGNRVKGDSSSQDGKGSQEGNRVKGDSSSQGGNVKDNATKQGDKLPTTAAHYPASILMGLSTFLIGMLLFIRRKNAK
- a CDS encoding ROK family protein; this translates as MKEYIAFDIGGTQIKYGIVSEIGVVLMHKKVPTEIHLGGEQIVQKLIYLSKKLMTEHTISGIGISTAGIVDIDKGVITGGVDHIPRYANISIVERLQEALKVPVSIENDVNCAALGEKWKGTGRRESDFIMLTLGTGIGGAIVINGELYRGHSFGAGEWGNMLIEGNTFEEVASISGLIHLVRRYKGEKEWDGKTIFELYDKGDSGVTQAVKIFFKHLAIGISNLAYIFNPKIIIIGGGITERGDDFLNEVKKEIGTYLNQEIYSNCEIKLAQSGNCAGMIGSIYHLLHQYK
- a CDS encoding TerD family protein, producing MPIILEKGQKIDLTKGQPRVAKLQVGLGWDPIGQSGGFLSSLFGSKPSVDCDASVVMLEGDRFLNKNDLVYFGNKLSTCGSIIHSGDNLTGEGAGDDETIFVELHKVPSRINRLVFVVNIYDCVNRRQDFGMIRNAYIRIQNPQTGEELARYNLSDNYAGKMTLIAGEMYRDGNEWKFSAVGEGTQDKNLSEIVSRYQ
- a CDS encoding TerD family protein, which codes for MASISLKKGQKVDLTKTNPGLSKVLVGLGWDTNRYDGQNDFDLDVSIFLVGANGKVSGAEDFVFYNNPKGANGAVEHLGDNRTGEGEGDDETIKIDLKNVPAHIERICFTITIYDGEGRSQNFGQVSNSFVRILDEEKNAELIRYDLGEDFSIETAVVVSELYRHAGEWKFNAIGSGFQGGLGSLCNNFGLDVE
- a CDS encoding TerD family protein, which codes for MVIQLQKGQKIDLAKTSPGLSRAVIGLGWDIKSYDGGSDFDLDASAFLLDANGKCTKETDFIFYNNLQSPCESVLHTGDNRTGAGDGDDEQLVVDLKKVPADVHKIAITVTIYDGEGRNQNFGQVANAFVRLANEETNEEVLRFDLGEDFSIETAVVFCELYRHNGQWKFSAVGSGFQGGLGALVRAYGLDA
- a CDS encoding TerC family protein, which encodes MSILQGILDTYAQFFDLDMWIKVLQDPVSWGLIGTLVVLEGLLSADNALVLAVMVKHLPEEKRKKALFYGLIGAYVFRFIAIGIGMFLIKLAWVKVLGALYLAWLSIKYFIDKRKGTSEEEEAHGMNQNSILFRMFGVFWGTVAMVELMDIAFSVDSVLAAFGVSNEVWILLLGGMLGILMMRGIAGVFLKLLERIPELETTAYILILIIAAKMLLSVIHIEISHTVFFIVLVVAFAITFIIHYMKNSGQAREEVAATKNEHK
- a CDS encoding YceG family protein, which encodes MFSRFTLQPCALKDESDLKQFEALLEKRPQYELTENEMKFSYIASRILGVPNDVDEYFNELFDYSEAKGIEVLHEQNLNKVIDPEKLRHIQEVFALHQEAPNGLTVNRLVAHLSGKQLLPQVDNPDLQHYIHTTFISVLKLYEKQHNQSLKTEGFRRFLIDMIKLSENYVAKWFSTINYKKQMPRIVWYGDATESRIYFLYFLIMLGCDVLYYHPEGKDGFESVDEEGKTFVVSHSGRISLEPFPDRRRERVATVAYQASKEIEQVLHHDNSLLYKPWQFRSYTPVARTLKTTYDELFLITKEKAFVRPTFFVENKHIYIPSLFAKISGVSKNDKEYFQRLKAVTSFDNSFLINTFPFTKEQKANFQYHYRDALDRTGKLHPDLIMNSHWWPHKRLPEGLQHGIAEAIIHTCESEMCKPIAKETKQDVALYVFAQLSQIPPNILEQLEKFDYSQEVPKIVIFNNEKSGELSRSDAVLLLFLNQIGVDVFHFNPTGRNDIEPYIESGAFDSHWLEEVNFDLEFHGSSAYKNLSQTIKGLFRPFL
- a CDS encoding toxic anion resistance protein — protein: MNNPVVLDSKTELNEQTAQDVRLQLRQDAEVQRIYNAVDIKDQLELIELGKEPSMEISRFADQILHTMSLSKVEDSGELLKQLGKIMDRFDSKDFAEEKSGFFSRMFKKADKMIEQIFSKYQTMGREMDKVYVEITKYQDEMKKSIGTLDGLYEQNLKYYLDLEKYVVAGEMLLERLNTELVPMYEERIRNNDQLAGIELESLKNSVEILEQRIDDLEKARMVALLTAPQIRMIQRGNNKLIGKINTAFITTIPIFKNGIIQAVNAKRQKLVADSMAELDRRTNELLKKNAQNIATQSVEVARISGSSSIKMETLEETWNIISRGMQETQQIEEQNKREREESRKRMATLTENIKKELQG
- a CDS encoding cation-translocating P-type ATPase, which translates into the protein MSNWYSKTKNQTLIDLETNEQHGLTDENVNERLKQYGPNELTSKQKRTLWQRVFAQINDVLVYVLIIAALISAFVGEWADASIIALVVVLNAVIGVIQESKAEQALEALKKMATPKAIVKRDGELKEIPSERVVPGDIVMLDAGRYIPCDLRLIETANLKIEESALTGESVPVDKDAVYHPSMQSDEQVPLGDQKNMAFMSTLVTYGRGVGVAVETGMKSQIGKIATLLHEAEDDMTPLQKSLAQVGKYLGFVAVAICVIMFLIGFLQGRDTLEMFMTAISLAVAAIPEGLPAIVSIVLAIGVQRMIKQNVIIRKLPAVEALGSVTIICSDKTGTLTQNKMTVTHFYSDRAYDQLENLNVNNAAHRLLLENMVLCNDASYGADSQTGDPTEIALLVAGSSFNIQKDYLENKHDRVNELPFDSDRKMMSTVHTYDEGYYSMTKGAIDKLLPHCTHIFINNKLEVLTDSDKNQILEAAGSMSQEALRVLSFAYKRYDSNDVDINHLEENLIFIGLVGMIDPPRTEVKDSIIECKKAGIRTVMITGDHKDTAFAIAKELGIAEEKSEIMIGTELDNISDTELASKINHLNVFARVSPEHKVKIVKALRDEGNIVSMTGDGVNDAPSLKQADVGVAMGITGTDVAKGAADVVLTDDNFSSIVKAVEEGRNIYRNIKKSILFLLSCNFGEIIALFLAILLGWATPLRPIHILWVNLITDTLPALSLGVDPEDPDVMKDKPRHAKESLFSGSVPFLIFNGVVIGLLTLTAFIVGAKLYTGDTNLFPLFPDQIDEDALLHAQTMAFVVLSFSQLVHSFNLRSRTKSIFSIGIFTNKYLVFSLLIGVLMQVCIISIPPLANIFGVHALTMRDWGFVLLLSIIPLVVNEIIKLFKRK